The Candidatus Margulisiibacteriota bacterium genome includes a region encoding these proteins:
- a CDS encoding TetR/AcrR family transcriptional regulator, translating to MVNNNISGYTTDSQTENKILRSALNVFVNKGWHGASMQEIADNAGVNKALLHYYFRTKQNLYEKIFEFIIAKNFQQLNDCLNENGNFYDILSNFVDRYINIFADNSKLSLFIMRDFIYGGNIITKEFKKLADTPTGLPPQKFMRITEKAKARGEIKDVNSFQLLLTILGACIYSFFAEPLIKEIMPLKPEINSKEFLKERKRSIVETIYNGIRKDKK from the coding sequence ATGGTTAATAATAATATTTCAGGTTACACGACAGATTCCCAGACAGAAAATAAAATTTTGAGGTCGGCGCTGAATGTATTTGTTAACAAAGGCTGGCATGGAGCCAGTATGCAGGAAATAGCCGATAATGCAGGGGTAAACAAAGCTCTGTTACATTATTATTTCAGAACAAAACAAAACCTTTATGAAAAAATATTTGAGTTTATTATAGCTAAAAATTTTCAACAACTTAACGATTGCCTGAATGAAAATGGAAATTTTTATGATATTTTAAGTAATTTCGTAGACAGGTACATTAATATTTTCGCGGATAATTCCAAATTATCTCTGTTTATTATGAGAGATTTTATTTATGGGGGGAATATTATAACCAAAGAATTTAAAAAGCTTGCAGATACTCCCACAGGTTTGCCACCTCAGAAATTTATGCGGATTACTGAAAAAGCGAAGGCCAGAGGGGAAATAAAAGATGTGAATTCGTTCCAATTATTGCTGACAATTCTTGGGGCTTGTATATATTCTTTTTTCGCGGAACCTTTGATAAAAGAGATAATGCCTTTAAAACCTGAGATAAATTCTAAAGAATTTTTAAAAGAAAGAAAAAGATCCATTGTCGAAACAATTTATAATGGTATCAGAAAGGACAAAAAGTGA
- a CDS encoding ATP-binding protein, giving the protein MFIKSIRFKITLWYMFLLFFTLAIFSIVLYYAYTQLLYENLDNLLRSRAEGIGYSIDTYWENEKLNAMRLGAPAIIFSKLNNQDFLEIAKNWVEIKSKDSRWLNIVVQIFDAKGKLIVSSKDIPNIERLPDTIFKDILNGKALLYNIIITTKEKTTLEMRVFTMSVKENDRIAYVIQVAIPLRTLRASQNILKMLFLIILPCIVLLTGLVGAFLARQTLRPVNAIINSIDQITASDLSIKVSVPKTNDEIQRLAETFNELLTDLEDTLSSQKQLMQDISHELRTPLTILKGEIEVILKKQRTPEEYQQVCLSGLEEINTMTKLIENLLILAKYESLKILQEPKEIAIQDLLQKIVKDLRILAENKNIRIVLDELKPAKIIGNENQLFRLFSNIIDNAVKYTEPGGEIRISEVKYDKQVKILIQDTGIGIPEEALSHIFDRFYQSDKSRHHDGFGLGLSIARSIVQLHKGKIEISSEVHKGTTVCIWLPL; this is encoded by the coding sequence ATGTTCATAAAATCAATTCGTTTTAAAATAACCCTCTGGTATATGTTTCTGCTGTTTTTTACATTGGCGATATTCAGCATAGTGCTTTATTACGCTTATACTCAGCTTCTATATGAAAATTTGGATAATCTGCTGCGATCCAGAGCAGAAGGTATCGGATATTCTATAGACACATATTGGGAGAATGAAAAACTTAATGCCATGCGTCTTGGAGCTCCGGCAATCATTTTTTCCAAACTGAATAATCAGGATTTTCTGGAAATAGCTAAAAACTGGGTGGAAATTAAATCCAAGGATTCAAGGTGGCTGAATATTGTGGTGCAAATCTTTGATGCAAAAGGTAAATTGATTGTGTCATCTAAAGATATTCCCAATATCGAACGTCTTCCCGATACAATTTTCAAAGATATTCTGAACGGTAAAGCTCTGCTTTACAATATAATTATTACGACAAAAGAAAAAACCACTCTGGAGATGAGGGTTTTTACAATGTCTGTAAAAGAAAATGACCGCATTGCCTATGTGATACAGGTAGCAATTCCGTTAAGGACATTACGCGCGTCACAAAATATCCTGAAAATGCTTTTTCTTATTATTTTGCCATGTATAGTTTTATTAACTGGTTTAGTCGGCGCTTTTTTAGCACGACAGACGTTAAGACCGGTTAACGCTATTATCAATTCTATTGACCAGATTACTGCCAGTGATTTGTCTATAAAGGTAAGCGTTCCAAAAACTAATGATGAAATTCAGCGTCTGGCAGAGACATTTAATGAATTATTAACCGATCTGGAAGATACTCTGAGTTCTCAGAAACAATTAATGCAGGACATTTCTCATGAGCTCAGAACACCGCTTACCATACTTAAGGGGGAAATAGAGGTTATTTTGAAAAAACAACGCACTCCGGAAGAATATCAACAGGTATGCCTTAGCGGCCTGGAAGAGATCAATACGATGACCAAGTTAATTGAAAATTTGCTGATTCTGGCAAAATATGAGAGCTTAAAGATTTTACAGGAACCTAAAGAAATTGCCATTCAGGATTTACTGCAAAAGATAGTCAAAGATTTAAGGATACTGGCAGAAAACAAGAATATACGCATCGTCCTTGATGAATTAAAGCCGGCAAAAATTATTGGTAATGAGAATCAATTATTCAGGTTGTTTAGTAATATTATAGATAACGCTGTTAAATATACCGAACCGGGAGGAGAAATAAGAATTAGTGAAGTTAAGTATGATAAACAGGTTAAAATTTTAATTCAGGATACCGGTATAGGAATTCCAGAAGAAGCCCTGTCGCATATTTTTGACCGGTTTTATCAATCCGATAAATCGAGACATCATGATGGTTTTGGCTTGGGATTATCAATAGCCAGGTCCATAGTTCAACTGCATAAAGGCAAAATAGAAATAAGCAGTGAAGTGCATAAGGGAACAACCGTTTGTATCTGGCTTCCGCTTTAA